The Alnus glutinosa chromosome 7, dhAlnGlut1.1, whole genome shotgun sequence genome includes a region encoding these proteins:
- the LOC133872294 gene encoding aluminum-activated malate transporter 8-like encodes MEIDHQAAAATQKKPEFFGRGFGWLKNKAVKVAKSTKKLGQDDPRRVIHSLKVGLALTLVSLLYNWRPLYDGFGVSGMWAVLTVVVVFEFTVGATLSKSLNRGFATLFAGALGLGAQHLASLGGQKGRPIVLGTLVFLLTAASSFTRFIPRIRARYDYGVLIFILTFSLVTVSGYRIQEILQLANQRFSTILVGGATCIIISIFVCPVWAGEDLHKLMASNLEKLANYLEGFGGEYFHDCENIEGIAEASMGDKALLQGYKSVLNSKSTEESWANFARWEPGHGRFHFRHPWKQYLKIGALARQCAYHIEALNGYINSDIQEPLEFRNKIQELSKRMSSESSKALKALALAIKTMTDPSAANPHVENSKTTINDLKTALKAATLENVDVLAIIPFASVASILIEITRCVEKISESVHELADLAHFKTSTVERPTVSPEKPQLLHRGSVKPVLLDSDSDGDDVVITVHEKNVDSREINEQVSQAPNTGQRLQV; translated from the exons ATGGAAATTGATCATCAGGCTGCAGCAGCAACTCAAAAGAAGCCAGAGTTTTTTGGCCGTGGTTTCGGGTGGCTCAAGAACAAGGCTGTGAAGGTTGCAAAGAGCACAAAGAAGCTCGGACAAGACGACCCAAGACGAGTCATCCACTCCCTAAAGGTTGGACTGGCTCTCACCCTGGTTTCCTTGTTATACAATTGGAGACCTCTCTACGATGGTTTTGGTGTTTCAGGAATGTGGGCTGTGCTGACTGTCGTAGTAGTCTTCGAATTCACTGTTG GTGCAACCCTCAGCAAATCTTTAAATAGAGGTTTTGCCACATTATTTGCTGGTGCTCTCGGCCTTGGAGCTCAACATTTAGCTTCTCTTGGTGGCCAGAAAGGACGACCCATTGTCCTTGGGACCCTTGTTTTCTTACTAA CTGCAGCATCATCATTCACTCGATTCATTCCACGGATCAGGGCAAGATATGACTATGGGGTGTTGATTTTTATATTGACATTTAGCTTGGTAACAGTCTCAGGTTATCGGATTCAAGAAATCTTACAGCTTGCCAATCAAAGATTCTCCACCATACTTGTAGGCGGAGCCACCTGCATAATTATATCCATATTTGTTTGTCCGGTATGGGCCGGCGAAGATCTTCACAAATTAATGGCTTCCAATCTAGAAAAGCTTGCAAACTATCTAGAAG GTTTTGGAGGTGAATATTTTCACGACTGCGAGAATATTGAAGGGATTGCGGAGGCGTCTATGGGTGATAAGGCACTTCTGCAAGGTTATAAAAGTGTCCTTAATTCAAAAAGCACCGAAGAATCGTGGGCGAATTTTGCAAGATGGGAACCAGGACATGGCCGTTTTCACTTCCGACATCCATGGAAACAGTACCTGAAGATTGGAGCCCTTGCTCGGCAATGTGCTTACCATATTGAAGCTCTCAATGGCTACATCAACTCTGATATTCAG GAACCATTGGAATTCCGAAATAAAATTCAAGAATTAAGCAAGAGGATGAGCTCAGAATCCAGCAAGGCATTAAAAGCGTTAGCATTGGCAATAAAAACAATGACAGACCCTTCAGCCGCCAATCCCCATGTGGAAAATTCTAAAACCACCATTAACGACCTAAAAACAGCACTTAAAGCTGCCACGTTGGAGAATGTAGACGTCCTTGCCATTATTCCATTTGCCTCGGTTGCTTCAATACTAATAGAAATCACCAGATGTGTGGAGAAAATCTCTGAGTCGGTCCACGAGCTTGCTGACCTGGCACATTTCAAGACTAGTACTGTTGAACGACCCACTGTATCACCGGAGAAACCACAACTACTTCACCGTGGAAGCGTAAAACCTGTACTTTTGGATAGTGATAGTGACGGTGACGATGTTGTAATCACAGTGCATGAAAAGAACGTGGATTCACGAGAAATTAATGAGCAGGTTTCTCAGGCGCCAAACACTGGCCAACGACTTCAAGTGTAA